One Megalops cyprinoides isolate fMegCyp1 chromosome 23, fMegCyp1.pri, whole genome shotgun sequence genomic region harbors:
- the LOC118770321 gene encoding ATP-sensitive inward rectifier potassium channel 8-like: MLPRKSIIPEEFALPGLVSRMPRKPVFRDRVNKARFIAKSGSCNIAHKNIREQGRFLQDVFTTLVDLKWRFTLVIFTMTFLCSWLFFAMGWWLVAFAHGDLDVAGKTSIDQCVKDVNSFTSAFLFSIEVQVTIGFGGRMITEECPTAITVLILQNIASLIINAVMLGCIFMKTAQSHRRAETLIFSRQAVIAVRNGRLCFMLRVGDLRKSMIIEATVRLQVVRKTTTPEGEVIPIHQIDIQTESATSSNSIFLLAPLIICHVIDKDSPLYDLSAMELQCSDLEVIVILEGVVETTGITTQARTSYVAEEIQWGHRFVPIVTEEEGVYSVDYSKFGNTVRVATPSCSARELDEKPSILIQTLQKSELSQQNSLRKRSSTRRNNSMRKGVSLRRNNSTLSVPKVQFLTSAASPSLTVT, encoded by the exons ATGTTGCCTAGAAAGAGCATCATCCCCGAAGAGTTCGCGCTGCCAGGTCTTGTGTCTCGGATGCCGCGCAAGCCTGTATTCCGAGACAGGGTAAATAAAGCTCGCTTCATCGCCAAGAGCGGATCCTGCAACATTGCGCACAAGAACATCCGCGAACAGGGAAGGTTCCTCCAGGACGTCTTCACCACGCTAGTAGATCTGAAATGGCGCTTCACACTTGTCATCTTCACCATGACCTTCCTGTGCAGCTGGCTGTTCTTCGCCATGGGCTGGTGGCTGGTCGCCTTCGCACACGGCGACTTGGACGTCGCCGGCAAGACTAGCATCGATCAATGCGTCAAGGATGTCAA CTCCTTCACCTCCGCCTTCCTGTTCTCCATCGAGGTGCAGGTGACCATCGGTTTCGGGGGTCGGATGATCACGGAGGAGTGCCCCACAGCCATCACGGTGCTGATCTTGCAGAACATCGCCAGTCTCATCATCAATGCCGTCATGCTGGGCTGCATCTTCATGAAGACGGCGCAGTCGCACCGGCGCGCCGAGACGCTCATCTTCAGCCGGCAGGCCGTCATCGCTGTGCGCAACGGCCGCCTCTGCTTCATGCTGCGTGTGGGCGACTTGCGCAAGAGCATGATCATCGAGGCCACCGTGCGCCTGCAGGTGGTCCGCAAGACCACCACCCCTGAGGGCGAGGTCATCCCCATCCACCAGATCGACATTCAGACGGAGAGCGCCACCTCCAGCAACAGCATCTTCCTGCTGGCCCCCCTCATCATCTGCCACGTCATCGACAAGGACAGCCCGCTCTACGACCTCTCGGCCATGGAGCTCCAGTGCAGCGACCTGGAGGTGATCGTCATCCTGGAGGGCGTGGTGGAGACCACGGGCATCACCACCCAGGCCCGCACCTCCTACGTGGCCGAGGAGATCCAGTGGGGGCACCGCTTCGTGCCCATCGTGAccgaggaggagggggtgtacTCGGTGGACTACTCCAAGTTCGGGAACACGGTGAGGGTGGCCACGCCGAGCTGCAGCGCCCGGGAGCTGGACGAGAAGCCCTCCATCCTCATCCAGACGCTGCAGAAGAGCGAGCTCTCCCAGCAGAACTCGCTGCGAAAGAGGAGCTCCACCCGCCGAAACAACTCCATGAGGAAGGGCGTCTCCTTGCGCCGCAACAACTCCACCCTCTCAGTGCCCAAAGTGCAGTTCCTCACCTCCGCAGCCAGCCCCAGTCTGACGGTCACATGA